One Streptomyces lincolnensis genomic region harbors:
- a CDS encoding RluA family pseudouridine synthase, with protein sequence MRRRTPPPPSPLPQRDGVDPVRLKLPADETWATVRDHLVARLAPAAGEIDDMLDAGRFVDITGRPVSRATAYVPGMFVWFHRDLPDEERVPFAVEVVYRDEHVVVADKPHFLATTPRGSHVAETALARLRRELGVPTLGAAHRLDRLTAGLVLFVVRPEERGAYQSLFRDKQVAKVYEAVAPYDPALELPRTVCSRILKERGVMAAREVEGEPNAVSRVELLEHRDGRARYRLTPRTGQTHQLRVHMSALGVPILGDPLYPVVTGPVPAGDFRRPLQLLARMLEFTDPITGREHRFVSRRVLRAWSSYDDWAR encoded by the coding sequence ATGAGACGTCGCACGCCGCCCCCGCCCTCTCCCCTGCCGCAGCGCGACGGGGTGGATCCAGTGCGCTTGAAACTGCCGGCCGACGAGACCTGGGCGACCGTACGGGATCATCTGGTGGCACGGCTGGCACCCGCAGCCGGAGAGATCGACGACATGCTTGACGCGGGACGGTTCGTGGACATCACGGGGCGTCCGGTGTCGCGGGCCACGGCATACGTCCCGGGAATGTTCGTGTGGTTCCATCGGGACCTGCCCGACGAGGAGCGGGTGCCCTTCGCGGTCGAGGTCGTATACCGCGACGAGCATGTGGTGGTGGCCGACAAGCCGCATTTTCTGGCCACCACCCCGCGCGGCAGCCATGTCGCCGAGACAGCCCTGGCACGGCTGCGACGAGAGCTTGGCGTCCCGACGCTGGGTGCGGCACACCGGCTGGACCGGCTGACGGCCGGGCTCGTGTTGTTCGTCGTACGACCCGAGGAGCGCGGCGCGTACCAGTCGCTGTTCCGCGACAAACAGGTCGCGAAGGTGTACGAGGCCGTGGCCCCGTACGACCCCGCACTGGAGCTGCCTCGCACCGTGTGCAGCCGCATCCTCAAGGAGCGCGGCGTCATGGCGGCTCGCGAGGTCGAGGGTGAGCCCAACGCCGTCAGCCGGGTCGAGTTGCTGGAGCACCGGGACGGGCGTGCCCGGTACCGGTTGACACCGCGTACCGGGCAGACGCATCAGCTGAGGGTGCACATGAGTGCGTTGGGGGTGCCGATCCTCGGCGATCCGCTCTATCCGGTGGTGACCGGCCCCGTGCCGGCCGGTGACTTCCGGCGTCCGCTCCAACTGTTGGCGCGGATGCTGGAGTTCACCGATCCGATCACGGGGCGCGAGCACCGATTCGTCAGCCGGCGCGTGTTGCGGGCCTGGTCGTCGTACGACGACTGGGCGAGGTAG